From the Streptomyces syringium genome, one window contains:
- a CDS encoding LysR family substrate-binding domain-containing protein, with translation MTGSDVSPSFRLAYVPGVTPTKWVRIWNERLPDVPLTLVAVSPAEAFDVLRGGGADAGFVRLPVDRTDLSAIPLYTETTVVVIPKDHVVAAVEEVSAEDLADEIVLHPLDDTLGWERPPGQPAFERPATTADAIELVAAGVGLLVVPQSLARLHHRKDLTYRPLSDAPESRVALSWPEDRTTDLVEDFIGIVRGRTVNSSRGRSQAPAPAAQPKRKRPEAGGDRRKPAARTSAGKNPRGGSGGAKGTKGAKRGKPRRRS, from the coding sequence GTGACAGGCTCGGATGTTTCCCCTTCGTTCCGGCTCGCGTATGTCCCGGGAGTGACGCCCACCAAGTGGGTGCGGATCTGGAACGAGCGGTTGCCCGACGTCCCGCTGACCCTCGTCGCGGTGTCCCCCGCCGAAGCGTTCGACGTGCTGCGGGGCGGCGGCGCCGACGCGGGCTTCGTCCGGCTGCCGGTCGACCGGACGGACCTCAGCGCGATCCCCCTCTACACCGAGACCACGGTGGTCGTGATCCCCAAGGACCACGTCGTGGCGGCGGTGGAGGAGGTGTCCGCCGAGGACCTGGCCGACGAGATCGTGCTGCACCCCCTCGACGACACCCTCGGCTGGGAGCGTCCGCCGGGGCAGCCGGCGTTCGAGCGGCCCGCCACGACGGCGGACGCCATCGAACTGGTGGCGGCCGGGGTGGGACTCCTCGTCGTCCCGCAGTCGCTCGCCCGCCTGCACCACCGCAAGGACCTCACGTACCGGCCGCTCTCGGACGCCCCCGAGTCGCGCGTCGCGCTGTCGTGGCCCGAGGATCGGACCACCGATCTGGTCGAGGACTTCATCGGCATCGTCCGCGGGCGGACCGTCAACAGCTCACGGGGCCGCTCCCAGGCCCCGGCCCCGGCGGCGCAGCCGAAGCGCAAGCGCCCCGAGGCGGGCGGCGACCGGCGCAAGCCCGCGGCCCGCACGTCGGCCGGCAAGAACCCGCGCGGTGGTTCCGGCGGCGCCAAGGGCACGAAGGGCGCCAAGCGCGGCAAGCCCCGCCGCCGGTCGTAG
- a CDS encoding DUF4865 family protein has product MYAMQYEITLPADYDMGIIRERVATRGHALDDRPGLGLKAYVIRERGVDGSPVHQYAPFYLWNDIGAMSHFLVGRGGFQGIIADFGRPAVRQWAGIACEAGPARAGMPRAASRSVTPLPAGADPAALAEDALAELRARARRADVHTTALAFDPRHWELMRFTLWADAVPEAQEDTERYEVLHLSSPHLAAIPTGRHW; this is encoded by the coding sequence ATGTACGCCATGCAGTACGAGATCACCCTGCCCGCCGACTACGACATGGGGATCATCCGGGAGCGGGTGGCGACCCGCGGCCACGCCCTCGACGACCGGCCGGGTCTCGGGCTCAAGGCCTATGTCATCCGCGAGCGCGGCGTGGACGGCTCCCCCGTCCATCAGTACGCCCCCTTCTATCTGTGGAACGACATCGGCGCGATGAGCCACTTCCTCGTCGGCCGCGGGGGCTTCCAGGGCATCATCGCCGACTTCGGGCGCCCCGCCGTCCGCCAGTGGGCGGGCATCGCCTGCGAGGCGGGCCCGGCCCGCGCGGGCATGCCCCGGGCCGCCTCCCGCAGCGTCACCCCGCTGCCCGCCGGAGCCGACCCGGCCGCCCTGGCCGAGGACGCCCTGGCGGAACTGCGCGCGCGGGCCCGCCGTGCCGACGTCCACACCACGGCCCTCGCCTTCGACCCCCGCCACTGGGAACTGATGCGCTTCACCCTCTGGGCGGACGCCGTCCCCGAGGCCCAGGAAGACACCGAGCGCTACGAGGTCCTGCACCTGTCGTCGCCGCACCTGGCGGCGATCCCGACGGGCCGCCACTGGTAG
- a CDS encoding TetR/AcrR family transcriptional regulator, giving the protein MSTSERLIESTRELLWERGYVGTSPKAIQQRAGAGQGSMYHHFSGKPDLALAAIRRTAAELREQAERQFSAPGTAVERISAYLLRERDVLKGCPIGRLTQDPDVLADPVLRGPVEETFDWLRTRLTEVLAEGRERGEPATAPDPADTASALIAVLQGGYVLARAAGSTEPYDRAVRGALGLLAALP; this is encoded by the coding sequence GTGAGCACTTCGGAACGCCTGATCGAGAGCACCCGTGAACTCCTCTGGGAGCGCGGCTACGTCGGCACCAGCCCCAAGGCCATCCAGCAGCGCGCGGGCGCCGGGCAGGGCAGCATGTACCACCACTTCAGCGGCAAGCCGGATCTGGCGCTCGCCGCGATCCGCCGCACCGCCGCCGAACTGCGGGAGCAGGCGGAGCGGCAGTTCTCCGCCCCCGGTACGGCCGTCGAGCGGATCTCCGCCTATCTGCTGCGCGAGCGGGACGTCCTCAAGGGCTGCCCGATCGGACGCCTCACCCAGGACCCGGACGTCCTCGCCGACCCGGTGCTGCGCGGGCCCGTCGAGGAGACCTTCGACTGGCTGCGCACCCGCCTCACCGAGGTCCTGGCGGAGGGCCGCGAGCGCGGTGAACCCGCCACGGCCCCCGACCCCGCAGACACGGCCTCGGCCCTCATCGCGGTGCTCCAGGGCGGTTACGTCCTCGCCCGTGCGGCCGGGTCCACGGAGCCGTACGACCGGGCCGTCAGGGGCGCGTTGGGCCTGCTGGCCGCACTCCCCTAG